In Acanthopagrus latus isolate v.2019 chromosome 16, fAcaLat1.1, whole genome shotgun sequence, one DNA window encodes the following:
- the LOC119034356 gene encoding exocyst complex component 3-like isoform X1: protein MVETGSFTGHNQAANGYNNPSDPNTCTSKVEQLSEKEIPQQDLAELLGVTPDVNPSEGPETDSAQQKLRDVRLIQASVSQHLPKPPSDLDQNLQQHLVNVQDTVRSELMRLSPRLEKMGLTGSLIDCYHHQTLDHICDLFKKVQSSQKMFELMNWVLHPYLSQDLLVHPDHQENAPIKKGDFPLPTELVAKAEKLLLENVQKEVRKCLDQILLIHTNQDDDSEESCIGLYVDIIQLVNVMPEEAQEINSKLSHDIREVCFQELKMFLGRYTAEQTKILGEKAKKAIPNQIHFLKILKTCKEIKKHVQTKSEGIEDSLIQEIVAALENMEDFTLKLLMEIVADMTESRLQNYFTTKYKRFFLISDVETHFAKVSWCPDIQKRVMDEAYKLIAHTYLKHLVRSSQRKLRKCWSPDVVQKVIEDAELLHNTISKLVRTTFWYHSLETECLFLFLVNDVLPLLHQAPGVEQWKLPELLEDENIDAVKITVATMQRSRYREDEELLSTLLVWKGLSKSQAKQVLGALPEHEPRQTNSVSECRHF, encoded by the exons ATGGTTGAAACTGGCTCTTTTACAGGACACAACCAGGCAGCTAACGGGTACAACAACCCCTCAGATCCCAACACCTGCACCTCCAAGGTGGAACAGCTGAGTGAGAAGGAGATCCCACAGCAGGATCTGGCTGAACTTCTGGGTGTGACCCCTGATGTCAACCCCTCTGAGGGGCCTGAGACCGACTCAGCTCAGCAGAAGCTGAGAGATGTTCGCCTCATACAAGCATCAGTGTCCCAGCACCTCCCAAAGCCGCCGTCGGATCTGGACCAGAACCTTCAGCAGCACCTGGTCAATGTGCAGGACACTGTGCGCAGTGAGCTCATGAGGTTGAGTCCCAGGTTGGAGAAAATGGGTTTGACTGGATCTCTGATTGATTGTTACCATCATCAGACACTTGATCATATCTGTGATCTATTCAAGAAAGTCCAGTCCagccagaaaatgtttgagttGATGAACTGGGTCTTGCATCCTTATCTGAG TCAGGATCTGCTCGTTCATCCTGACCATCAAGAAAATGCTCCCATAAAAAAAGGCGACTTCCCGCTGCCGACAGAATTGGTGGCAAAAGCAGAGAAGCTACTACTTGAAAATGTGCAG AAAGAGGTCAGAAAATGTCTGGATCAAATCCTGCTGATTCACACAAACCAAGACGATGACAGTGAGGAGTCTTGCATTGGACTTTACGTGGACATTATTCAG TTAGTCAATGTCATGCCTGAAGAAGCACAGGAAATCAACTCAAAACTGTCTCATGATATCCGAGAAGTTTGTTTCCAAGAGCTGAAGATGTTTCTGGGGAG GTACACTGCTGAGCAGACTAAGATTCTTggggaaaaagcaaaaaaggcCATTCCAAATCAGATCCACTTCCTCAAGATTCTGAAAACTTGTAAAGAAATTAA GAAGCACGTCCAGACTAAAAGTGAAGGTATTGAAGATTCCCTTATCCAGGAAATTGTGGCAGCGCTTGAAAACATGGAGGATTTTACTTTGAAACTTCTGATGGAAATTGTTGCTGACATGACAGAG AGCCGCCTTCAGAATTACTTTACAACCAAGTACAAGAGATTCTTCTTGATATCTGATGTAGAGACACATTTCGCTAAGGTGTCGTGGTGTCCGGACATACAAAAG aGAGTGATGGACGAGGCCTACAAGCTCATTGCTCACACTTACCTCAAACATCTCGTCCGAAGCAGCCAGAGGAAACTGAGAAAGTGCTGGAGTCCTGATGTTGTACAAAAAGTCATTGAAGATGCAGAGCTTCTTCACAACACCATCTCAAAACTGGTGAGAACAACATTTTGGTATCATTCACTGGAAACAGAGTGCTTGTTCTTATTTCTTGTTAATGATGTTTTGCCTCTCTTGCATCAGGCCCCTGGTGTTGAACAGTGGAAGCTCCcagagctgctggaggatgAAAACATCGACGCAGTGAAGATCACAGTTGCGACCATGCAGCGTTCCCG CtacagagaggatgaggagctcCTGTCCACACTGCTAGTATGGAAGGGTCTCTCTAAATCGCAGGCTAAGCAGGTGCTAGGTGCTCTTCCTGAACATGAACCCAGGCAGACGAACTCTGTATCAGAGTGCCGCCATTTTTGA
- the LOC119034356 gene encoding uncharacterized protein LOC119034356 isoform X2, which yields MVETGSFTGHNQAANGYNNPSDPNTCTSKVEQLSEKEIPQQDLAELLGVTPDVNPSEGPETDSAQQKLRDVRLIQASVSQHLPKPPSDLDQNLQQHLVNVQDTVRSELMRLSPRLEKMGLTGSLIDCYHHQTLDHICDLFKKVQSSQKMFELMNWVLHPYLSQDLLVHPDHQENAPIKKGDFPLPTELVAKAEKLLLENVQKEVRKCLDQILLIHTNQDDDSEESCIGLYVDIIQLVNVMPEEAQEINSKLSHDIREVCFQELKMFLGRYTAEQTKILGEKAKKAIPNQIHFLKILKTCKEIKKHVQTKSEGIEDSLIQEIVAALENMEDFTLKLLMEIVADMTELCFCTISVPQSRLQNYFTTKYKRFFLISDVETHFAKVSWCPDIQKRVMDEAYKLIAHTYLKHLVRSSQRKLRKCWSPDVVQKVIEDAELLHNTISKLAPGVEQWKLPELLEDENIDAVKITVATMQRSRYREDEELLSTLLVWKGLSKSQAKQVLGALPEHEPRQTNSVSECRHF from the exons ATGGTTGAAACTGGCTCTTTTACAGGACACAACCAGGCAGCTAACGGGTACAACAACCCCTCAGATCCCAACACCTGCACCTCCAAGGTGGAACAGCTGAGTGAGAAGGAGATCCCACAGCAGGATCTGGCTGAACTTCTGGGTGTGACCCCTGATGTCAACCCCTCTGAGGGGCCTGAGACCGACTCAGCTCAGCAGAAGCTGAGAGATGTTCGCCTCATACAAGCATCAGTGTCCCAGCACCTCCCAAAGCCGCCGTCGGATCTGGACCAGAACCTTCAGCAGCACCTGGTCAATGTGCAGGACACTGTGCGCAGTGAGCTCATGAGGTTGAGTCCCAGGTTGGAGAAAATGGGTTTGACTGGATCTCTGATTGATTGTTACCATCATCAGACACTTGATCATATCTGTGATCTATTCAAGAAAGTCCAGTCCagccagaaaatgtttgagttGATGAACTGGGTCTTGCATCCTTATCTGAG TCAGGATCTGCTCGTTCATCCTGACCATCAAGAAAATGCTCCCATAAAAAAAGGCGACTTCCCGCTGCCGACAGAATTGGTGGCAAAAGCAGAGAAGCTACTACTTGAAAATGTGCAG AAAGAGGTCAGAAAATGTCTGGATCAAATCCTGCTGATTCACACAAACCAAGACGATGACAGTGAGGAGTCTTGCATTGGACTTTACGTGGACATTATTCAG TTAGTCAATGTCATGCCTGAAGAAGCACAGGAAATCAACTCAAAACTGTCTCATGATATCCGAGAAGTTTGTTTCCAAGAGCTGAAGATGTTTCTGGGGAG GTACACTGCTGAGCAGACTAAGATTCTTggggaaaaagcaaaaaaggcCATTCCAAATCAGATCCACTTCCTCAAGATTCTGAAAACTTGTAAAGAAATTAA GAAGCACGTCCAGACTAAAAGTGAAGGTATTGAAGATTCCCTTATCCAGGAAATTGTGGCAGCGCTTGAAAACATGGAGGATTTTACTTTGAAACTTCTGATGGAAATTGTTGCTGACATGACAGAG ttatgtttttgCACCATTTCTGTACCACAGAGCCGCCTTCAGAATTACTTTACAACCAAGTACAAGAGATTCTTCTTGATATCTGATGTAGAGACACATTTCGCTAAGGTGTCGTGGTGTCCGGACATACAAAAG aGAGTGATGGACGAGGCCTACAAGCTCATTGCTCACACTTACCTCAAACATCTCGTCCGAAGCAGCCAGAGGAAACTGAGAAAGTGCTGGAGTCCTGATGTTGTACAAAAAGTCATTGAAGATGCAGAGCTTCTTCACAACACCATCTCAAAACTG GCCCCTGGTGTTGAACAGTGGAAGCTCCcagagctgctggaggatgAAAACATCGACGCAGTGAAGATCACAGTTGCGACCATGCAGCGTTCCCG CtacagagaggatgaggagctcCTGTCCACACTGCTAGTATGGAAGGGTCTCTCTAAATCGCAGGCTAAGCAGGTGCTAGGTGCTCTTCCTGAACATGAACCCAGGCAGACGAACTCTGTATCAGAGTGCCGCCATTTTTGA